One segment of Gasterosteus aculeatus chromosome 3, fGasAcu3.hap1.1, whole genome shotgun sequence DNA contains the following:
- the nectin4b gene encoding nectin-4 isoform X5 — METKGHRLAVLLLLAACAQADFEEPPQPVSSLRSFAEGETRLPCRYRAEGEEKVVQVTWYKELPDGSKDQIITAHFTDGQTEFGRYSGRVRFQSGTPTVDSTLLIPSTEDSDQGSYTCHISTFPNGNFERQMTLTVWVLPISSLDPVLLVEGQSFRVAASCRAVGRPAPRLSWDTDLPGQSQNRSKEGGSVSSYYSLHPLRGMNGKKLDCLVWHPGLQQPRRIPNRLVVQYPPDATISAETRDWVVGLERAELLCGSGGQPKPQSVTWTRRRGGALPDGASAIGGKLVFVRALRLNDSGVYECLVRNDVGEGRTEYTLTVKETSRQEVSVNNMLLIIIGASAAALVLVLVLIVLLVNRHHRNKNKKLELELSEKTEEIQSFSRQASFRRLNSVSTDPRLHPEDYAVLRVDSRMKSSQMSLERPASTVSGRWGPPAGVEVDELGRPVVWRVGGDGTRGAGRDGEEVEERRRRVESFLKDSNMSLQITYIV; from the exons ATGGAGACGAAGGGGCACCGACTGGCGGTGCTTTTACTTCTTG CGGCGTGCGCGCAGGCGGACTTCGAGGAGCCCCCTCAGCCCGTCTCCTCCCTGCGCTCCTTCGCCGAGGGCGAGACCCGGCTGCCCTGCCGCTAccgggcggagggggaggagaaggtggtGCAGGTCACATGGTACAAGGAGCTCCCGGACGGCAGCAAGGACCAGATCATCACCGCCCACTTCACAGACGGCCAAACGG AGTTCGGGCGCTActcgggccgggtgaggttccAGAGCGGGACCCCCACGGTGGACTCGACCCTGCTCATCCCCAGCACCGAGGACTCGGACCAGGGCAGCTACACCTGCCACATCTCCACCTTCCCCAACGGGAACTTCGAGAGGCAGATGACGCTCACCGTCTGGG tttTACCCATCTCCTCCCTGGACCCCGTGCTCCTGGTGGAGGGCCAGTCGTTCCGCGTGGCGGCTTCCTGCCGAGCGGTGGGCCGCCCGGCCCCCCGTCTCTCCTGGGACACCGACCTGCCGGGCCAGTCCCAGAACCGCTCCAAGGAGGGCGGGTCCGTGTCCAGCTACTACTCGCTGCACCCCCTGCGAGGCATGAACGGCAAGAAGCTGGACTGCCTGGTGTGGCATCCCGGCCTGCAGCAGCCGCGCAGGATCCCCAACAGGCTGGTGGTCCAGT ACCCCCCAGACGCCACCATCTCGGCTGAGACGCGCGACTGGGTCGTGGGTTTGGAGAGAGCCGAGCTGTTGTGCGGCAGCGGAGGACAGCCCAAACCTCAGAGCGTCACCTGGACGCG caggaggggaggagcGCTGCCGGACGGGGCGTCGGCGATTGGAGGGAAGCTGGTGTTCGTGCGGGCCCTCCGCTTGAATGACAGCGGCGTGTACGAGTGCCTGGTCAGGAACGACGTGGGAGAAGGAAGAACCGAGTACACGTTGACGGTTAAAG AGACGTCTCGACAGGAGGTCTCCGTCAACAACATGCTGCTGATCATCATCGGGGCCTCGGCCGCAgctctggtcctggtcctggtcctgatcGTCCTGCTGGTCAACCGGCACCAtcgaaacaaaaacaaaaagctcgAGTTGGAGCTCAGCGAAAAGAC agAGGAAATTCAAAGTTTCTCCAGACAAGCTTCCTTCAGGAGGCTGAACTCCGTCAGCACGGACCCCAGATTGCAc CCTGAAGATTACGCTGTGCTCCGGGTAGACAGCcggatgaagagcagccagatgtCTCTG gagcgACCGGCCTCCACAGTGAGCGGGAGGTGGGGGCCCCCGGcgggggtggaggtggacgaGCTGGGACGCCCCGTCGTCTGGCGCGTGGGCGGGGACGGCACGAGAGgagcggggagggacggggaggaggtggaggagcgcaggaggagggtggagtCGTTCCTGAAGGACAGCAACATGTCACTG CAGATCACTTACATTGTGTAA
- the nectin4b gene encoding nectin-4 isoform X8 — protein sequence METKGHRLAVLLLLAACAQADFEEPPQPVSSLRSFAEGETRLPCRYRAEGEEKVVQVTWYKELPDGSKDQIITAHFTDGQTEFGRYSGRVRFQSGTPTVDSTLLIPSTEDSDQGSYTCHISTFPNGNFERQMTLTVWVLPISSLDPVLLVEGQSFRVAASCRAVGRPAPRLSWDTDLPGQSQNRSKEGGSVSSYYSLHPLRGMNGKKLDCLVWHPGLQQPRRIPNRLVVQYPPDATISAETRDWVVGLERAELLCGSGGQPKPQSVTWTRRRGGALPDGASAIGGKLVFVRALRLNDSGVYECLVRNDVGEGRTEYTLTVKETSRQEVSVNNMLLIIIGASAAALVLVLVLIVLLVNRHHRNKNKKLELELSEKTEEIQSFSRQASFRRLNSVSTDPRLHPEDYAVLRVDSRMKSSQMSLERPASTVSGRWGPPAGVEVDELGRPVVWRVGGDGTRGAGRDGEEVEERRRRVESFLKDSNMSLQ from the exons ATGGAGACGAAGGGGCACCGACTGGCGGTGCTTTTACTTCTTG CGGCGTGCGCGCAGGCGGACTTCGAGGAGCCCCCTCAGCCCGTCTCCTCCCTGCGCTCCTTCGCCGAGGGCGAGACCCGGCTGCCCTGCCGCTAccgggcggagggggaggagaaggtggtGCAGGTCACATGGTACAAGGAGCTCCCGGACGGCAGCAAGGACCAGATCATCACCGCCCACTTCACAGACGGCCAAACGG AGTTCGGGCGCTActcgggccgggtgaggttccAGAGCGGGACCCCCACGGTGGACTCGACCCTGCTCATCCCCAGCACCGAGGACTCGGACCAGGGCAGCTACACCTGCCACATCTCCACCTTCCCCAACGGGAACTTCGAGAGGCAGATGACGCTCACCGTCTGGG tttTACCCATCTCCTCCCTGGACCCCGTGCTCCTGGTGGAGGGCCAGTCGTTCCGCGTGGCGGCTTCCTGCCGAGCGGTGGGCCGCCCGGCCCCCCGTCTCTCCTGGGACACCGACCTGCCGGGCCAGTCCCAGAACCGCTCCAAGGAGGGCGGGTCCGTGTCCAGCTACTACTCGCTGCACCCCCTGCGAGGCATGAACGGCAAGAAGCTGGACTGCCTGGTGTGGCATCCCGGCCTGCAGCAGCCGCGCAGGATCCCCAACAGGCTGGTGGTCCAGT ACCCCCCAGACGCCACCATCTCGGCTGAGACGCGCGACTGGGTCGTGGGTTTGGAGAGAGCCGAGCTGTTGTGCGGCAGCGGAGGACAGCCCAAACCTCAGAGCGTCACCTGGACGCG caggaggggaggagcGCTGCCGGACGGGGCGTCGGCGATTGGAGGGAAGCTGGTGTTCGTGCGGGCCCTCCGCTTGAATGACAGCGGCGTGTACGAGTGCCTGGTCAGGAACGACGTGGGAGAAGGAAGAACCGAGTACACGTTGACGGTTAAAG AGACGTCTCGACAGGAGGTCTCCGTCAACAACATGCTGCTGATCATCATCGGGGCCTCGGCCGCAgctctggtcctggtcctggtcctgatcGTCCTGCTGGTCAACCGGCACCAtcgaaacaaaaacaaaaagctcgAGTTGGAGCTCAGCGAAAAGAC agAGGAAATTCAAAGTTTCTCCAGACAAGCTTCCTTCAGGAGGCTGAACTCCGTCAGCACGGACCCCAGATTGCAc CCTGAAGATTACGCTGTGCTCCGGGTAGACAGCcggatgaagagcagccagatgtCTCTG gagcgACCGGCCTCCACAGTGAGCGGGAGGTGGGGGCCCCCGGcgggggtggaggtggacgaGCTGGGACGCCCCGTCGTCTGGCGCGTGGGCGGGGACGGCACGAGAGgagcggggagggacggggaggaggtggaggagcgcaggaggagggtggagtCGTTCCTGAAGGACAGCAACATGTCACTG CAGTGA
- the nectin4b gene encoding nectin-4 isoform X4, whose translation METKGHRLAVLLLLAACAQADFEEPPQPVSSLRSFAEGETRLPCRYRAEGEEKVVQVTWYKELPDGSKDQIITAHFTDGQTEFGRYSGRVRFQSGTPTVDSTLLIPSTEDSDQGSYTCHISTFPNGNFERQMTLTVWVLPISSLDPVLLVEGQSFRVAASCRAVGRPAPRLSWDTDLPGQSQNRSKEGGSVSSYYSLHPLRGMNGKKLDCLVWHPGLQQPRRIPNRLVVQYPPDATISAETRDWVVGLERAELLCGSGGQPKPQSVTWTRRGGALPDGASAIGGKLVFVRALRLNDSGVYECLVRNDVGEGRTEYTLTVKETSRQEVSVNNMLLIIIGASAAALVLVLVLIVLLVNRHHRNKNKKLELELSEKTEEIQSFSRQASFRRLNSVSTDPRLHPEDYAVLRVDSRMKSSQMSLERPASTVSGRWGPPAGVEVDELGRPVVWRVGGDGTRGAGRDGEEVEERRRRVESFLKDSNMSLARQDDGVGPREPHLGHLTEVEDWGPAQPVAEGHGDAGDKDDEEEEEDSGSYQLSKALNNHFYSSGGVLRPKPHSNAILLHPRGQII comes from the exons ATGGAGACGAAGGGGCACCGACTGGCGGTGCTTTTACTTCTTG CGGCGTGCGCGCAGGCGGACTTCGAGGAGCCCCCTCAGCCCGTCTCCTCCCTGCGCTCCTTCGCCGAGGGCGAGACCCGGCTGCCCTGCCGCTAccgggcggagggggaggagaaggtggtGCAGGTCACATGGTACAAGGAGCTCCCGGACGGCAGCAAGGACCAGATCATCACCGCCCACTTCACAGACGGCCAAACGG AGTTCGGGCGCTActcgggccgggtgaggttccAGAGCGGGACCCCCACGGTGGACTCGACCCTGCTCATCCCCAGCACCGAGGACTCGGACCAGGGCAGCTACACCTGCCACATCTCCACCTTCCCCAACGGGAACTTCGAGAGGCAGATGACGCTCACCGTCTGGG tttTACCCATCTCCTCCCTGGACCCCGTGCTCCTGGTGGAGGGCCAGTCGTTCCGCGTGGCGGCTTCCTGCCGAGCGGTGGGCCGCCCGGCCCCCCGTCTCTCCTGGGACACCGACCTGCCGGGCCAGTCCCAGAACCGCTCCAAGGAGGGCGGGTCCGTGTCCAGCTACTACTCGCTGCACCCCCTGCGAGGCATGAACGGCAAGAAGCTGGACTGCCTGGTGTGGCATCCCGGCCTGCAGCAGCCGCGCAGGATCCCCAACAGGCTGGTGGTCCAGT ACCCCCCAGACGCCACCATCTCGGCTGAGACGCGCGACTGGGTCGTGGGTTTGGAGAGAGCCGAGCTGTTGTGCGGCAGCGGAGGACAGCCCAAACCTCAGAGCGTCACCTGGACGCG gaggggaggagcGCTGCCGGACGGGGCGTCGGCGATTGGAGGGAAGCTGGTGTTCGTGCGGGCCCTCCGCTTGAATGACAGCGGCGTGTACGAGTGCCTGGTCAGGAACGACGTGGGAGAAGGAAGAACCGAGTACACGTTGACGGTTAAAG AGACGTCTCGACAGGAGGTCTCCGTCAACAACATGCTGCTGATCATCATCGGGGCCTCGGCCGCAgctctggtcctggtcctggtcctgatcGTCCTGCTGGTCAACCGGCACCAtcgaaacaaaaacaaaaagctcgAGTTGGAGCTCAGCGAAAAGAC agAGGAAATTCAAAGTTTCTCCAGACAAGCTTCCTTCAGGAGGCTGAACTCCGTCAGCACGGACCCCAGATTGCAc CCTGAAGATTACGCTGTGCTCCGGGTAGACAGCcggatgaagagcagccagatgtCTCTG gagcgACCGGCCTCCACAGTGAGCGGGAGGTGGGGGCCCCCGGcgggggtggaggtggacgaGCTGGGACGCCCCGTCGTCTGGCGCGTGGGCGGGGACGGCACGAGAGgagcggggagggacggggaggaggtggaggagcgcaggaggagggtggagtCGTTCCTGAAGGACAGCAACATGTCACTG GCCCGGCAGGACGACGGCGTCGGGCCCAGAGAGCCGCACCTGGGCCACCTGACGGAGGTGGAGGACTGGGGCCCCGCCCAGCCGGTGGCCGAGGGCCACGGGGACGCCGGGGACaaggacgacgaggaggaggaggaggacagcggcTCCTACCAGCTCTCGAAGGCGCTCAACAATCACTTCTACTCCAGCGGCGGGGTCCTCAGGCCCAAGCCTCACTCCAACGCCATCCTGCTGCACCCCAGGGGACAGATCATCTAG
- the nectin4b gene encoding nectin-4 isoform X2 encodes METKGHRLAVLLLLAACAQADFEEPPQPVSSLRSFAEGETRLPCRYRAEGEEKVVQVTWYKELPDGSKDQIITAHFTDGQTEFGRYSGRVRFQSGTPTVDSTLLIPSTEDSDQGSYTCHISTFPNGNFERQMTLTVWVLPISSLDPVLLVEGQSFRVAASCRAVGRPAPRLSWDTDLPGQSQNRSKEGGSVSSYYSLHPLRGMNGKKLDCLVWHPGLQQPRRIPNRLVVQYPPDATISAETRDWVVGLERAELLCGSGGQPKPQSVTWTRRGGALPDGASAIGGKLVFVRALRLNDSGVYECLVRNDVGEGRTEYTLTVKETSRQEVSVNNMLLIIIGASAAALVLVLVLIVLLVNRHHRNKNKKLELELSEKTEEIQSFSRQASFRRLNSVSTDPRLHPEDYAVLRVDSRMKSSQMSLERPASTVSGRWGPPAGVEVDELGRPVVWRVGGDGTRGAGRDGEEVEERRRRVESFLKDSNMSLDSGLPSSLVPLKARQDDGVGPREPHLGHLTEVEDWGPAQPVAEGHGDAGDKDDEEEEEDSGSYQLSKALNNHFYSSGGVLRPKPHSNAILLHPRGQII; translated from the exons ATGGAGACGAAGGGGCACCGACTGGCGGTGCTTTTACTTCTTG CGGCGTGCGCGCAGGCGGACTTCGAGGAGCCCCCTCAGCCCGTCTCCTCCCTGCGCTCCTTCGCCGAGGGCGAGACCCGGCTGCCCTGCCGCTAccgggcggagggggaggagaaggtggtGCAGGTCACATGGTACAAGGAGCTCCCGGACGGCAGCAAGGACCAGATCATCACCGCCCACTTCACAGACGGCCAAACGG AGTTCGGGCGCTActcgggccgggtgaggttccAGAGCGGGACCCCCACGGTGGACTCGACCCTGCTCATCCCCAGCACCGAGGACTCGGACCAGGGCAGCTACACCTGCCACATCTCCACCTTCCCCAACGGGAACTTCGAGAGGCAGATGACGCTCACCGTCTGGG tttTACCCATCTCCTCCCTGGACCCCGTGCTCCTGGTGGAGGGCCAGTCGTTCCGCGTGGCGGCTTCCTGCCGAGCGGTGGGCCGCCCGGCCCCCCGTCTCTCCTGGGACACCGACCTGCCGGGCCAGTCCCAGAACCGCTCCAAGGAGGGCGGGTCCGTGTCCAGCTACTACTCGCTGCACCCCCTGCGAGGCATGAACGGCAAGAAGCTGGACTGCCTGGTGTGGCATCCCGGCCTGCAGCAGCCGCGCAGGATCCCCAACAGGCTGGTGGTCCAGT ACCCCCCAGACGCCACCATCTCGGCTGAGACGCGCGACTGGGTCGTGGGTTTGGAGAGAGCCGAGCTGTTGTGCGGCAGCGGAGGACAGCCCAAACCTCAGAGCGTCACCTGGACGCG gaggggaggagcGCTGCCGGACGGGGCGTCGGCGATTGGAGGGAAGCTGGTGTTCGTGCGGGCCCTCCGCTTGAATGACAGCGGCGTGTACGAGTGCCTGGTCAGGAACGACGTGGGAGAAGGAAGAACCGAGTACACGTTGACGGTTAAAG AGACGTCTCGACAGGAGGTCTCCGTCAACAACATGCTGCTGATCATCATCGGGGCCTCGGCCGCAgctctggtcctggtcctggtcctgatcGTCCTGCTGGTCAACCGGCACCAtcgaaacaaaaacaaaaagctcgAGTTGGAGCTCAGCGAAAAGAC agAGGAAATTCAAAGTTTCTCCAGACAAGCTTCCTTCAGGAGGCTGAACTCCGTCAGCACGGACCCCAGATTGCAc CCTGAAGATTACGCTGTGCTCCGGGTAGACAGCcggatgaagagcagccagatgtCTCTG gagcgACCGGCCTCCACAGTGAGCGGGAGGTGGGGGCCCCCGGcgggggtggaggtggacgaGCTGGGACGCCCCGTCGTCTGGCGCGTGGGCGGGGACGGCACGAGAGgagcggggagggacggggaggaggtggaggagcgcaggaggagggtggagtCGTTCCTGAAGGACAGCAACATGTCACTG GACTCAGGTCTGCCTTCTTCCCTGGTTCCCCTGAAGGCCCGGCAGGACGACGGCGTCGGGCCCAGAGAGCCGCACCTGGGCCACCTGACGGAGGTGGAGGACTGGGGCCCCGCCCAGCCGGTGGCCGAGGGCCACGGGGACGCCGGGGACaaggacgacgaggaggaggaggaggacagcggcTCCTACCAGCTCTCGAAGGCGCTCAACAATCACTTCTACTCCAGCGGCGGGGTCCTCAGGCCCAAGCCTCACTCCAACGCCATCCTGCTGCACCCCAGGGGACAGATCATCTAG
- the nectin4b gene encoding nectin-4 isoform X3, with protein METKGHRLAVLLLLAACAQADFEEPPQPVSSLRSFAEGETRLPCRYRAEGEEKVVQVTWYKELPDGSKDQIITAHFTDGQTEFGRYSGRVRFQSGTPTVDSTLLIPSTEDSDQGSYTCHISTFPNGNFERQMTLTVWVLPISSLDPVLLVEGQSFRVAASCRAVGRPAPRLSWDTDLPGQSQNRSKEGGSVSSYYSLHPLRGMNGKKLDCLVWHPGLQQPRRIPNRLVVQYPPDATISAETRDWVVGLERAELLCGSGGQPKPQSVTWTRRRGGALPDGASAIGGKLVFVRALRLNDSGVYECLVRNDVGEGRTEYTLTVKETSRQEVSVNNMLLIIIGASAAALVLVLVLIVLLVNRHHRNKNKKLELELSEKTEEIQSFSRQASFRRLNSVSTDPRLHPEDYAVLRVDSRMKSSQMSLERPASTVSGRWGPPAGVEVDELGRPVVWRVGGDGTRGAGRDGEEVEERRRRVESFLKDSNMSLARQDDGVGPREPHLGHLTEVEDWGPAQPVAEGHGDAGDKDDEEEEEDSGSYQLSKALNNHFYSSGGVLRPKPHSNAILLHPRGQII; from the exons ATGGAGACGAAGGGGCACCGACTGGCGGTGCTTTTACTTCTTG CGGCGTGCGCGCAGGCGGACTTCGAGGAGCCCCCTCAGCCCGTCTCCTCCCTGCGCTCCTTCGCCGAGGGCGAGACCCGGCTGCCCTGCCGCTAccgggcggagggggaggagaaggtggtGCAGGTCACATGGTACAAGGAGCTCCCGGACGGCAGCAAGGACCAGATCATCACCGCCCACTTCACAGACGGCCAAACGG AGTTCGGGCGCTActcgggccgggtgaggttccAGAGCGGGACCCCCACGGTGGACTCGACCCTGCTCATCCCCAGCACCGAGGACTCGGACCAGGGCAGCTACACCTGCCACATCTCCACCTTCCCCAACGGGAACTTCGAGAGGCAGATGACGCTCACCGTCTGGG tttTACCCATCTCCTCCCTGGACCCCGTGCTCCTGGTGGAGGGCCAGTCGTTCCGCGTGGCGGCTTCCTGCCGAGCGGTGGGCCGCCCGGCCCCCCGTCTCTCCTGGGACACCGACCTGCCGGGCCAGTCCCAGAACCGCTCCAAGGAGGGCGGGTCCGTGTCCAGCTACTACTCGCTGCACCCCCTGCGAGGCATGAACGGCAAGAAGCTGGACTGCCTGGTGTGGCATCCCGGCCTGCAGCAGCCGCGCAGGATCCCCAACAGGCTGGTGGTCCAGT ACCCCCCAGACGCCACCATCTCGGCTGAGACGCGCGACTGGGTCGTGGGTTTGGAGAGAGCCGAGCTGTTGTGCGGCAGCGGAGGACAGCCCAAACCTCAGAGCGTCACCTGGACGCG caggaggggaggagcGCTGCCGGACGGGGCGTCGGCGATTGGAGGGAAGCTGGTGTTCGTGCGGGCCCTCCGCTTGAATGACAGCGGCGTGTACGAGTGCCTGGTCAGGAACGACGTGGGAGAAGGAAGAACCGAGTACACGTTGACGGTTAAAG AGACGTCTCGACAGGAGGTCTCCGTCAACAACATGCTGCTGATCATCATCGGGGCCTCGGCCGCAgctctggtcctggtcctggtcctgatcGTCCTGCTGGTCAACCGGCACCAtcgaaacaaaaacaaaaagctcgAGTTGGAGCTCAGCGAAAAGAC agAGGAAATTCAAAGTTTCTCCAGACAAGCTTCCTTCAGGAGGCTGAACTCCGTCAGCACGGACCCCAGATTGCAc CCTGAAGATTACGCTGTGCTCCGGGTAGACAGCcggatgaagagcagccagatgtCTCTG gagcgACCGGCCTCCACAGTGAGCGGGAGGTGGGGGCCCCCGGcgggggtggaggtggacgaGCTGGGACGCCCCGTCGTCTGGCGCGTGGGCGGGGACGGCACGAGAGgagcggggagggacggggaggaggtggaggagcgcaggaggagggtggagtCGTTCCTGAAGGACAGCAACATGTCACTG GCCCGGCAGGACGACGGCGTCGGGCCCAGAGAGCCGCACCTGGGCCACCTGACGGAGGTGGAGGACTGGGGCCCCGCCCAGCCGGTGGCCGAGGGCCACGGGGACGCCGGGGACaaggacgacgaggaggaggaggaggacagcggcTCCTACCAGCTCTCGAAGGCGCTCAACAATCACTTCTACTCCAGCGGCGGGGTCCTCAGGCCCAAGCCTCACTCCAACGCCATCCTGCTGCACCCCAGGGGACAGATCATCTAG
- the nectin4b gene encoding nectin-4 isoform X1, producing the protein METKGHRLAVLLLLAACAQADFEEPPQPVSSLRSFAEGETRLPCRYRAEGEEKVVQVTWYKELPDGSKDQIITAHFTDGQTEFGRYSGRVRFQSGTPTVDSTLLIPSTEDSDQGSYTCHISTFPNGNFERQMTLTVWVLPISSLDPVLLVEGQSFRVAASCRAVGRPAPRLSWDTDLPGQSQNRSKEGGSVSSYYSLHPLRGMNGKKLDCLVWHPGLQQPRRIPNRLVVQYPPDATISAETRDWVVGLERAELLCGSGGQPKPQSVTWTRRRGGALPDGASAIGGKLVFVRALRLNDSGVYECLVRNDVGEGRTEYTLTVKETSRQEVSVNNMLLIIIGASAAALVLVLVLIVLLVNRHHRNKNKKLELELSEKTEEIQSFSRQASFRRLNSVSTDPRLHPEDYAVLRVDSRMKSSQMSLERPASTVSGRWGPPAGVEVDELGRPVVWRVGGDGTRGAGRDGEEVEERRRRVESFLKDSNMSLDSGLPSSLVPLKARQDDGVGPREPHLGHLTEVEDWGPAQPVAEGHGDAGDKDDEEEEEDSGSYQLSKALNNHFYSSGGVLRPKPHSNAILLHPRGQII; encoded by the exons ATGGAGACGAAGGGGCACCGACTGGCGGTGCTTTTACTTCTTG CGGCGTGCGCGCAGGCGGACTTCGAGGAGCCCCCTCAGCCCGTCTCCTCCCTGCGCTCCTTCGCCGAGGGCGAGACCCGGCTGCCCTGCCGCTAccgggcggagggggaggagaaggtggtGCAGGTCACATGGTACAAGGAGCTCCCGGACGGCAGCAAGGACCAGATCATCACCGCCCACTTCACAGACGGCCAAACGG AGTTCGGGCGCTActcgggccgggtgaggttccAGAGCGGGACCCCCACGGTGGACTCGACCCTGCTCATCCCCAGCACCGAGGACTCGGACCAGGGCAGCTACACCTGCCACATCTCCACCTTCCCCAACGGGAACTTCGAGAGGCAGATGACGCTCACCGTCTGGG tttTACCCATCTCCTCCCTGGACCCCGTGCTCCTGGTGGAGGGCCAGTCGTTCCGCGTGGCGGCTTCCTGCCGAGCGGTGGGCCGCCCGGCCCCCCGTCTCTCCTGGGACACCGACCTGCCGGGCCAGTCCCAGAACCGCTCCAAGGAGGGCGGGTCCGTGTCCAGCTACTACTCGCTGCACCCCCTGCGAGGCATGAACGGCAAGAAGCTGGACTGCCTGGTGTGGCATCCCGGCCTGCAGCAGCCGCGCAGGATCCCCAACAGGCTGGTGGTCCAGT ACCCCCCAGACGCCACCATCTCGGCTGAGACGCGCGACTGGGTCGTGGGTTTGGAGAGAGCCGAGCTGTTGTGCGGCAGCGGAGGACAGCCCAAACCTCAGAGCGTCACCTGGACGCG caggaggggaggagcGCTGCCGGACGGGGCGTCGGCGATTGGAGGGAAGCTGGTGTTCGTGCGGGCCCTCCGCTTGAATGACAGCGGCGTGTACGAGTGCCTGGTCAGGAACGACGTGGGAGAAGGAAGAACCGAGTACACGTTGACGGTTAAAG AGACGTCTCGACAGGAGGTCTCCGTCAACAACATGCTGCTGATCATCATCGGGGCCTCGGCCGCAgctctggtcctggtcctggtcctgatcGTCCTGCTGGTCAACCGGCACCAtcgaaacaaaaacaaaaagctcgAGTTGGAGCTCAGCGAAAAGAC agAGGAAATTCAAAGTTTCTCCAGACAAGCTTCCTTCAGGAGGCTGAACTCCGTCAGCACGGACCCCAGATTGCAc CCTGAAGATTACGCTGTGCTCCGGGTAGACAGCcggatgaagagcagccagatgtCTCTG gagcgACCGGCCTCCACAGTGAGCGGGAGGTGGGGGCCCCCGGcgggggtggaggtggacgaGCTGGGACGCCCCGTCGTCTGGCGCGTGGGCGGGGACGGCACGAGAGgagcggggagggacggggaggaggtggaggagcgcaggaggagggtggagtCGTTCCTGAAGGACAGCAACATGTCACTG GACTCAGGTCTGCCTTCTTCCCTGGTTCCCCTGAAGGCCCGGCAGGACGACGGCGTCGGGCCCAGAGAGCCGCACCTGGGCCACCTGACGGAGGTGGAGGACTGGGGCCCCGCCCAGCCGGTGGCCGAGGGCCACGGGGACGCCGGGGACaaggacgacgaggaggaggaggaggacagcggcTCCTACCAGCTCTCGAAGGCGCTCAACAATCACTTCTACTCCAGCGGCGGGGTCCTCAGGCCCAAGCCTCACTCCAACGCCATCCTGCTGCACCCCAGGGGACAGATCATCTAG